The Hemibagrus wyckioides isolate EC202008001 linkage group LG25, SWU_Hwy_1.0, whole genome shotgun sequence genome has a segment encoding these proteins:
- the ppp1r13bb gene encoding protein phosphatase 1, regulatory subunit 13Bb isoform X4, giving the protein MMEFKHVETVQEFTESGQCGRIKVCSCKITWGNSLQVANSRVELTLSELQEMATRQQQQIEAQQQILVAKEQRLRYLKQQERRQQQSVSETEKLQRLKERVESQEAKLKKIRAMRGQVDYSKVINGNLSAEIEHISGLFQEKQAELQAAVLRVDQLSQQLEELRRGRLNGLQGLGGHVTGTAALELRKLYQELQIRNKLNQEQNSKLQQQKELLNKRNMEVTLMDKRISELRERLYKKKAEARQKENLPLNHANGPPSPQPAAGNTGRVAAVGPYIQVPVPSRPDNYMVPPDPLKPQTLGMNTSANHARSKSDGVRKPPGPWKVSDLDIIVDPFTPSPSESGPGPGVSGTSCSTEGSDGVSSNDAGWPTLNKGNASLKPPDWKESVGDIPSKTASPAGTPSDKVQDLSKLGPAPPPPCKPQPPPYGTHTRAHPLSSINSGSTGSLDRRKDMPLCPVPTHSNNPPNPSAQPPPVWPRGGSSTGSSSQQIQQRISVPPSPTFQPSSPLFPPGDRPDPPLAVAVRPFIPDRGSRPQSPRKGPPTMNSSSIYHMYLQQGVPKNYPLGKSAVKAVYGKPVLPSSSTPTSPLPFPGSGSFPMLPGPVADMVDGDLEIEGQTAGFPESPAPSVDHIPRPLSPTKLTPMVHSPMRFQSDAELEALRRKLANAPRPLKKRSSITEPEGPSGPNIQKLLYQRFNTLAGGIEGGIGGVGGGTGVTPFYQPTASAVGEALADADNGNASSETPALTVVSSEEVPSQDSPQGDANDNQPIQPESETAVSTALEPSEDNNNNIPAEPVATLPNPVPEASSPQEAGSSPAAQATEKRTNLKKPDSERTGHGFRVKFNPLALLLDASLEGEFDLVQRIIYEVENPSTPNDEGITPLHNAVCAGHHHIVKFLLDFGVNVNAADSDGWTPLHCAASCNSVHLCKLLVESGAAIFATTISDVETAADKCEEMEEGYIQCSQFLYGVQEKLGVMNKGVVYTLWDYEAQNADELSFQEGDAITILRRKDDTETEWWWAKLNDKEGYVPRNLLGLYPRIKPRQRSLA; this is encoded by the exons ATGATGGAATTTAAACACGTGGAGACGGTGCAGGAATTTACAGAGTCGGGACAATGCGGTAGAATAAAAGTGTGCTCTTGCAAAATTACATGGGGGAACTCTCTCCAG GTGGCGAATTCTCGTGTAGAGCTCACTCTGTCCGAGTTGCAAGAGATGGCCacgcggcagcagcagcagatcgAGGCCCAACAGCAGATCCTCGTCGCTAAG gaaCAACGCTTGAGGTATCTGAAGCAGCAGGAGCGGAGGCAGCAGCAGTCTGTATCTGAAACAGAGAAGCTGCAGAGGCTGAAAGAAAGAGTGGAGAGTCAGGAAGCCAAACTCAAAAAGATTCGTGCCATGAGGGGCCAAGTTGACTACAGCAAGGTCATCAATGGCAACCTGT CTGCAGAGATTGAGCACATCAGCGGACTGTTCCAGGAGAAGCAGGCAGAGCTTCAGGCAGCTGTGCTCAGGGTAGACCAGCTGAGTCAGCAACTGGAAGAGTTGCGCAGAGGCAGACTCAACGGCCTGCAGGGCCTCGGGGGTCATGTCACCGGCACTGCTGCACTGGAGCTCCGCAAGCTTTACCAAGAACTACAG ATCCGCAACAAGCTGAACCAAGAGCAGAACAGTAAGCTACAGCAGCAGAAGGAGCTGCTGAACAAGCGCAACATGGAGGTGACGCTGATGGACAAGCGCATCAGTGAGCTCCGTGAACGCCTCTATAAGAAAAAAGCTGAGGCACGTCAAAAAGAGAACTTGCCT CTTAACCATGCAAATGGACCTCCTTCACCCCAACCAGCGGCAGGCAATACGGGCCGTGTGGCAGCAGTTGGGCCCTATATCCAGGTCCCGGTGCCATCACGCCCAGACAACTACATGGTTCCACCAGATCCTCTTAAACCTCAGACACTGGGCATGAACACTTCAGCCAACCATGCTCGTTCTAAATCAG ACGGAGTGAGAAAGCCCCCTGGCCCGTGGAAGGTCTCTGATTTAGACATCATAGTGGACCCGTTCACACCATCTCCTTCGGAGTCTGGCCCGGGCCCCGGGGTCTCCGGTACCTCCTGCTCCACAGAGGGGTCAGATGGAGTCTCTT CTAATGATGCAGGGTGGCCCACCCTTAACAAAGGCAACGCATCTCTGAAGCCACCAGACTGGAAAGAGTCAGTAGGAGACATTCCCAGCAAAACAGCGTCTCCTGCTGGCACCCCATCAGATAAG GTTCAGGACTTGAGTAAACTGGGCCCAGCTCCACCTCCTCCCTGTAAGCCCCAGCCTCCTCCTTACGGCACCCACACCAGAGCCCACCCACTTTCATCAATCAATTCTGGCTCCACTGGCTCACTGGACCGGCGTAAAGATATGCCACTGTGTCCTGTTCCAACCCACTCAAACAACCCCCCTAACCCCAGTGCTCAACCTCCACCTGTCTGGCCACGAGGTGGCTCCTCCACTGGCTCCTCTTCACAGCAGATCCAGCAGCGCATCTCAGTCCCTCCCAGTCCAACCTTCCAGCCCAGCTCTCCTCTTTTCCCCCCAGGAGACAGGCCGGATCCCCCTCTGGCTGTGGCAGTGCGGCCCTTTATTCCAGACAGGGGTTCCAGACCACAGTCGCCTAGGAAAGGCCCACCTACTATGAACTCAAGTTCCATTTATCACATGTACCTACAGCAGGGGGTGCCCAAGAATTACCCTCTTGGCAAGTCTGCCGTCAAAGCAG TTTATGGAAAGCCAGTACTGCCCTCCAGCTCTACTCCCACCTCTCCCCTGCCTTTCCCAGGCTCGGGGTCTTTCCCTATGCTACCAGGCCCTGTAGCTGATATGGTAGATGGTGATCTGGAAATTGAAGGCCAGACAGCTGGTTTCCCAGAATCCCCTGCACCCAGCGTGGACCACATTCCTCGTCCCCTCAGTCCCACCAAGCTTACACCCATGGTTCACTCCCCTATGCGTTTCCAGAGTGATGCTGAGCTTGAGGCCCTGCGCAGGAAACTGGCCAACGCGCCACGACCACTCAAGAAGCGCAGCTCCATCACAGAACCTGAAGGACCCAGTGGGCCGAACATCCAGAAGCTCCTCTACCAGCGCTTTAACACTCTGGCTGGTGGAATCGAAGGAGGCATTGGAGGAGTGGGAGGAGGCACTGGAGTCACTCCCTTCTACCAGCCTACAGCATCAGCAGTGGGAGAAGCACTGGCTGATGCAGATAATGGGAATGCATCTTCTGAAACACCAGCTTTGACTGTTGTGAGCTCAGAGGAAGTGCCCTCGCAAGACTCGCCCCAAGGTGATGCCAATGATAACCAGCCAATACAGCCAGAGAGTGAAACAGCAGTCTCAACAGCCCTGGAACCGTCAGAagataacaacaataacatccCTGCAGAGCCCGTGGCCACTCTACCTAACCCTGTTCCTGAAGCCAGCTCACCACAGGAGGCAGGAAGCTCACCAGCCGCCCAAGCTACG GAGAAGCGCACTAATCTAAAGAAACCTGACTCGGAGAGGACAGGCCATGGTTTCAGGGTGAAGTTCAATCCGTTGGCCCTGCTGCTGGATGCCTCACTCGAGGGCGAGTTTGACCTTGTGCAGCGGATCATCTATGAG GTGGAGAACCCCAGCACCCCAAACGATGAGGGcatcacacccttacacaacgCAGTGTGTGCTGGACACCACCATATTGTCAAGTTCCTCCTTGACTTTGGAGTTAATGTCAATGCAGCAGACAGCGATGGCTG GACACCCCTGCACTGTGCCGCCTCCTGCAACAGTGTTCACCTCTGCAAGCTGCTGGTGGAGTCTGGCGCTGCTATCTTCGCCACCACCATCAGTGATGTGGAAACAGCAGCAGATAAGTGTGAAGAGATGGAGGAGGGTTATATTCAGTGCTCACAATTCCTCTATG GTGTGCAGGAGAAGCTGGGTGTGATGAATAAAGGAGTTGTGTACACTTTGTGGGACTATGAGGCCCAAAATGCAGACGAGCTGTCATTCCAGGAGGGAGATGCCATCACCATCCTGCGCAGGAAAGATGATACGGAGACAGAGTGGTGGTGGGCCAAACTTAATGACAAGGAGGGCTACGTACCTCGTAACCTGCTCGGG TTATACCCCAGAATAAAACCACGTCAGAGATCCTTGGCATAG
- the ppp1r13bb gene encoding protein phosphatase 1, regulatory subunit 13Bb isoform X2 gives MMPMILTVYLSDGEQALTEVPITPETTCRDVVEFCKEPGESGCHLAEVWRGNERAIPFDHMMYEHLQKWGPRKQEVKFFLRHEDSPTESSEPGSQQSQEQANRRTGSSSDKHNENGVANSRVELTLSELQEMATRQQQQIEAQQQILVAKEQRLRYLKQQERRQQQSVSETEKLQRLKERVESQEAKLKKIRAMRGQVDYSKVINGNLSAEIEHISGLFQEKQAELQAAVLRVDQLSQQLEELRRGRLNGLQGLGGHVTGTAALELRKLYQELQIRNKLNQEQNSKLQQQKELLNKRNMEVTLMDKRISELRERLYKKKAELNHANGPPSPQPAAGNTGRVAAVGPYIQVPVPSRPDNYMVPPDPLKPQTLGMNTSANHARSKSDGVRKPPGPWKVSDLDIIVDPFTPSPSESGPGPGVSGTSCSTEGSDGVSSNDAGWPTLNKGNASLKPPDWKESVGDIPSKTASPAGTPSDKVQDLSKLGPAPPPPCKPQPPPYGTHTRAHPLSSINSGSTGSLDRRKDMPLCPVPTHSNNPPNPSAQPPPVWPRGGSSTGSSSQQIQQRISVPPSPTFQPSSPLFPPGDRPDPPLAVAVRPFIPDRGSRPQSPRKGPPTMNSSSIYHMYLQQGVPKNYPLGKSAVKAVYGKPVLPSSSTPTSPLPFPGSGSFPMLPGPVADMVDGDLEIEGQTAGFPESPAPSVDHIPRPLSPTKLTPMVHSPMRFQSDAELEALRRKLANAPRPLKKRSSITEPEGPSGPNIQKLLYQRFNTLAGGIEGGIGGVGGGTGVTPFYQPTASAVGEALADADNGNASSETPALTVVSSEEVPSQDSPQGDANDNQPIQPESETAVSTALEPSEDNNNNIPAEPVATLPNPVPEASSPQEAGSSPAAQATEKRTNLKKPDSERTGHGFRVKFNPLALLLDASLEGEFDLVQRIIYEVENPSTPNDEGITPLHNAVCAGHHHIVKFLLDFGVNVNAADSDGWTPLHCAASCNSVHLCKLLVESGAAIFATTISDVETAADKCEEMEEGYIQCSQFLYGVQEKLGVMNKGVVYTLWDYEAQNADELSFQEGDAITILRRKDDTETEWWWAKLNDKEGYVPRNLLGLYPRIKPRQRSLA, from the exons ATGATTCTGACTGTGTATTTGAGCGATGGTGAGCAGGCTCTGACGGAGGTGCCCATCACTCCAGAGACAACTTGTCGCGATGTGGTCGAGTTCTGTAAGGAGCCAGGCGAGAGCGGCTGCCATCTGGCTGAAGTGTGGCGTGGCAACG AACGAGCAATTCCCTTCGACCACATGATGTACGAGCACCTGCAGAAGTGGGGCcccaggaaacaggaagtgaagttcTTCTTGCGCCACGAAGACTCTCCCACAGAGAGCAGTGAACCAG GGAGTCAGCAGTCTCAGGAGCAGGCAAACCGAAGGACTGGAAGTAGCTCTGATAAGCACAATGAAAATGGG GTGGCGAATTCTCGTGTAGAGCTCACTCTGTCCGAGTTGCAAGAGATGGCCacgcggcagcagcagcagatcgAGGCCCAACAGCAGATCCTCGTCGCTAAG gaaCAACGCTTGAGGTATCTGAAGCAGCAGGAGCGGAGGCAGCAGCAGTCTGTATCTGAAACAGAGAAGCTGCAGAGGCTGAAAGAAAGAGTGGAGAGTCAGGAAGCCAAACTCAAAAAGATTCGTGCCATGAGGGGCCAAGTTGACTACAGCAAGGTCATCAATGGCAACCTGT CTGCAGAGATTGAGCACATCAGCGGACTGTTCCAGGAGAAGCAGGCAGAGCTTCAGGCAGCTGTGCTCAGGGTAGACCAGCTGAGTCAGCAACTGGAAGAGTTGCGCAGAGGCAGACTCAACGGCCTGCAGGGCCTCGGGGGTCATGTCACCGGCACTGCTGCACTGGAGCTCCGCAAGCTTTACCAAGAACTACAG ATCCGCAACAAGCTGAACCAAGAGCAGAACAGTAAGCTACAGCAGCAGAAGGAGCTGCTGAACAAGCGCAACATGGAGGTGACGCTGATGGACAAGCGCATCAGTGAGCTCCGTGAACGCCTCTATAAGAAAAAAGCTGAG CTTAACCATGCAAATGGACCTCCTTCACCCCAACCAGCGGCAGGCAATACGGGCCGTGTGGCAGCAGTTGGGCCCTATATCCAGGTCCCGGTGCCATCACGCCCAGACAACTACATGGTTCCACCAGATCCTCTTAAACCTCAGACACTGGGCATGAACACTTCAGCCAACCATGCTCGTTCTAAATCAG ACGGAGTGAGAAAGCCCCCTGGCCCGTGGAAGGTCTCTGATTTAGACATCATAGTGGACCCGTTCACACCATCTCCTTCGGAGTCTGGCCCGGGCCCCGGGGTCTCCGGTACCTCCTGCTCCACAGAGGGGTCAGATGGAGTCTCTT CTAATGATGCAGGGTGGCCCACCCTTAACAAAGGCAACGCATCTCTGAAGCCACCAGACTGGAAAGAGTCAGTAGGAGACATTCCCAGCAAAACAGCGTCTCCTGCTGGCACCCCATCAGATAAG GTTCAGGACTTGAGTAAACTGGGCCCAGCTCCACCTCCTCCCTGTAAGCCCCAGCCTCCTCCTTACGGCACCCACACCAGAGCCCACCCACTTTCATCAATCAATTCTGGCTCCACTGGCTCACTGGACCGGCGTAAAGATATGCCACTGTGTCCTGTTCCAACCCACTCAAACAACCCCCCTAACCCCAGTGCTCAACCTCCACCTGTCTGGCCACGAGGTGGCTCCTCCACTGGCTCCTCTTCACAGCAGATCCAGCAGCGCATCTCAGTCCCTCCCAGTCCAACCTTCCAGCCCAGCTCTCCTCTTTTCCCCCCAGGAGACAGGCCGGATCCCCCTCTGGCTGTGGCAGTGCGGCCCTTTATTCCAGACAGGGGTTCCAGACCACAGTCGCCTAGGAAAGGCCCACCTACTATGAACTCAAGTTCCATTTATCACATGTACCTACAGCAGGGGGTGCCCAAGAATTACCCTCTTGGCAAGTCTGCCGTCAAAGCAG TTTATGGAAAGCCAGTACTGCCCTCCAGCTCTACTCCCACCTCTCCCCTGCCTTTCCCAGGCTCGGGGTCTTTCCCTATGCTACCAGGCCCTGTAGCTGATATGGTAGATGGTGATCTGGAAATTGAAGGCCAGACAGCTGGTTTCCCAGAATCCCCTGCACCCAGCGTGGACCACATTCCTCGTCCCCTCAGTCCCACCAAGCTTACACCCATGGTTCACTCCCCTATGCGTTTCCAGAGTGATGCTGAGCTTGAGGCCCTGCGCAGGAAACTGGCCAACGCGCCACGACCACTCAAGAAGCGCAGCTCCATCACAGAACCTGAAGGACCCAGTGGGCCGAACATCCAGAAGCTCCTCTACCAGCGCTTTAACACTCTGGCTGGTGGAATCGAAGGAGGCATTGGAGGAGTGGGAGGAGGCACTGGAGTCACTCCCTTCTACCAGCCTACAGCATCAGCAGTGGGAGAAGCACTGGCTGATGCAGATAATGGGAATGCATCTTCTGAAACACCAGCTTTGACTGTTGTGAGCTCAGAGGAAGTGCCCTCGCAAGACTCGCCCCAAGGTGATGCCAATGATAACCAGCCAATACAGCCAGAGAGTGAAACAGCAGTCTCAACAGCCCTGGAACCGTCAGAagataacaacaataacatccCTGCAGAGCCCGTGGCCACTCTACCTAACCCTGTTCCTGAAGCCAGCTCACCACAGGAGGCAGGAAGCTCACCAGCCGCCCAAGCTACG GAGAAGCGCACTAATCTAAAGAAACCTGACTCGGAGAGGACAGGCCATGGTTTCAGGGTGAAGTTCAATCCGTTGGCCCTGCTGCTGGATGCCTCACTCGAGGGCGAGTTTGACCTTGTGCAGCGGATCATCTATGAG GTGGAGAACCCCAGCACCCCAAACGATGAGGGcatcacacccttacacaacgCAGTGTGTGCTGGACACCACCATATTGTCAAGTTCCTCCTTGACTTTGGAGTTAATGTCAATGCAGCAGACAGCGATGGCTG GACACCCCTGCACTGTGCCGCCTCCTGCAACAGTGTTCACCTCTGCAAGCTGCTGGTGGAGTCTGGCGCTGCTATCTTCGCCACCACCATCAGTGATGTGGAAACAGCAGCAGATAAGTGTGAAGAGATGGAGGAGGGTTATATTCAGTGCTCACAATTCCTCTATG GTGTGCAGGAGAAGCTGGGTGTGATGAATAAAGGAGTTGTGTACACTTTGTGGGACTATGAGGCCCAAAATGCAGACGAGCTGTCATTCCAGGAGGGAGATGCCATCACCATCCTGCGCAGGAAAGATGATACGGAGACAGAGTGGTGGTGGGCCAAACTTAATGACAAGGAGGGCTACGTACCTCGTAACCTGCTCGGG TTATACCCCAGAATAAAACCACGTCAGAGATCCTTGGCATAG
- the ppp1r13bb gene encoding protein phosphatase 1, regulatory subunit 13Bb isoform X1, producing the protein MMPMILTVYLSDGEQALTEVPITPETTCRDVVEFCKEPGESGCHLAEVWRGNERAIPFDHMMYEHLQKWGPRKQEVKFFLRHEDSPTESSEPGSQQSQEQANRRTGSSSDKHNENGVANSRVELTLSELQEMATRQQQQIEAQQQILVAKEQRLRYLKQQERRQQQSVSETEKLQRLKERVESQEAKLKKIRAMRGQVDYSKVINGNLSAEIEHISGLFQEKQAELQAAVLRVDQLSQQLEELRRGRLNGLQGLGGHVTGTAALELRKLYQELQIRNKLNQEQNSKLQQQKELLNKRNMEVTLMDKRISELRERLYKKKAEARQKENLPLNHANGPPSPQPAAGNTGRVAAVGPYIQVPVPSRPDNYMVPPDPLKPQTLGMNTSANHARSKSDGVRKPPGPWKVSDLDIIVDPFTPSPSESGPGPGVSGTSCSTEGSDGVSSNDAGWPTLNKGNASLKPPDWKESVGDIPSKTASPAGTPSDKVQDLSKLGPAPPPPCKPQPPPYGTHTRAHPLSSINSGSTGSLDRRKDMPLCPVPTHSNNPPNPSAQPPPVWPRGGSSTGSSSQQIQQRISVPPSPTFQPSSPLFPPGDRPDPPLAVAVRPFIPDRGSRPQSPRKGPPTMNSSSIYHMYLQQGVPKNYPLGKSAVKAVYGKPVLPSSSTPTSPLPFPGSGSFPMLPGPVADMVDGDLEIEGQTAGFPESPAPSVDHIPRPLSPTKLTPMVHSPMRFQSDAELEALRRKLANAPRPLKKRSSITEPEGPSGPNIQKLLYQRFNTLAGGIEGGIGGVGGGTGVTPFYQPTASAVGEALADADNGNASSETPALTVVSSEEVPSQDSPQGDANDNQPIQPESETAVSTALEPSEDNNNNIPAEPVATLPNPVPEASSPQEAGSSPAAQATEKRTNLKKPDSERTGHGFRVKFNPLALLLDASLEGEFDLVQRIIYEVENPSTPNDEGITPLHNAVCAGHHHIVKFLLDFGVNVNAADSDGWTPLHCAASCNSVHLCKLLVESGAAIFATTISDVETAADKCEEMEEGYIQCSQFLYGVQEKLGVMNKGVVYTLWDYEAQNADELSFQEGDAITILRRKDDTETEWWWAKLNDKEGYVPRNLLGLYPRIKPRQRSLA; encoded by the exons ATGATTCTGACTGTGTATTTGAGCGATGGTGAGCAGGCTCTGACGGAGGTGCCCATCACTCCAGAGACAACTTGTCGCGATGTGGTCGAGTTCTGTAAGGAGCCAGGCGAGAGCGGCTGCCATCTGGCTGAAGTGTGGCGTGGCAACG AACGAGCAATTCCCTTCGACCACATGATGTACGAGCACCTGCAGAAGTGGGGCcccaggaaacaggaagtgaagttcTTCTTGCGCCACGAAGACTCTCCCACAGAGAGCAGTGAACCAG GGAGTCAGCAGTCTCAGGAGCAGGCAAACCGAAGGACTGGAAGTAGCTCTGATAAGCACAATGAAAATGGG GTGGCGAATTCTCGTGTAGAGCTCACTCTGTCCGAGTTGCAAGAGATGGCCacgcggcagcagcagcagatcgAGGCCCAACAGCAGATCCTCGTCGCTAAG gaaCAACGCTTGAGGTATCTGAAGCAGCAGGAGCGGAGGCAGCAGCAGTCTGTATCTGAAACAGAGAAGCTGCAGAGGCTGAAAGAAAGAGTGGAGAGTCAGGAAGCCAAACTCAAAAAGATTCGTGCCATGAGGGGCCAAGTTGACTACAGCAAGGTCATCAATGGCAACCTGT CTGCAGAGATTGAGCACATCAGCGGACTGTTCCAGGAGAAGCAGGCAGAGCTTCAGGCAGCTGTGCTCAGGGTAGACCAGCTGAGTCAGCAACTGGAAGAGTTGCGCAGAGGCAGACTCAACGGCCTGCAGGGCCTCGGGGGTCATGTCACCGGCACTGCTGCACTGGAGCTCCGCAAGCTTTACCAAGAACTACAG ATCCGCAACAAGCTGAACCAAGAGCAGAACAGTAAGCTACAGCAGCAGAAGGAGCTGCTGAACAAGCGCAACATGGAGGTGACGCTGATGGACAAGCGCATCAGTGAGCTCCGTGAACGCCTCTATAAGAAAAAAGCTGAGGCACGTCAAAAAGAGAACTTGCCT CTTAACCATGCAAATGGACCTCCTTCACCCCAACCAGCGGCAGGCAATACGGGCCGTGTGGCAGCAGTTGGGCCCTATATCCAGGTCCCGGTGCCATCACGCCCAGACAACTACATGGTTCCACCAGATCCTCTTAAACCTCAGACACTGGGCATGAACACTTCAGCCAACCATGCTCGTTCTAAATCAG ACGGAGTGAGAAAGCCCCCTGGCCCGTGGAAGGTCTCTGATTTAGACATCATAGTGGACCCGTTCACACCATCTCCTTCGGAGTCTGGCCCGGGCCCCGGGGTCTCCGGTACCTCCTGCTCCACAGAGGGGTCAGATGGAGTCTCTT CTAATGATGCAGGGTGGCCCACCCTTAACAAAGGCAACGCATCTCTGAAGCCACCAGACTGGAAAGAGTCAGTAGGAGACATTCCCAGCAAAACAGCGTCTCCTGCTGGCACCCCATCAGATAAG GTTCAGGACTTGAGTAAACTGGGCCCAGCTCCACCTCCTCCCTGTAAGCCCCAGCCTCCTCCTTACGGCACCCACACCAGAGCCCACCCACTTTCATCAATCAATTCTGGCTCCACTGGCTCACTGGACCGGCGTAAAGATATGCCACTGTGTCCTGTTCCAACCCACTCAAACAACCCCCCTAACCCCAGTGCTCAACCTCCACCTGTCTGGCCACGAGGTGGCTCCTCCACTGGCTCCTCTTCACAGCAGATCCAGCAGCGCATCTCAGTCCCTCCCAGTCCAACCTTCCAGCCCAGCTCTCCTCTTTTCCCCCCAGGAGACAGGCCGGATCCCCCTCTGGCTGTGGCAGTGCGGCCCTTTATTCCAGACAGGGGTTCCAGACCACAGTCGCCTAGGAAAGGCCCACCTACTATGAACTCAAGTTCCATTTATCACATGTACCTACAGCAGGGGGTGCCCAAGAATTACCCTCTTGGCAAGTCTGCCGTCAAAGCAG TTTATGGAAAGCCAGTACTGCCCTCCAGCTCTACTCCCACCTCTCCCCTGCCTTTCCCAGGCTCGGGGTCTTTCCCTATGCTACCAGGCCCTGTAGCTGATATGGTAGATGGTGATCTGGAAATTGAAGGCCAGACAGCTGGTTTCCCAGAATCCCCTGCACCCAGCGTGGACCACATTCCTCGTCCCCTCAGTCCCACCAAGCTTACACCCATGGTTCACTCCCCTATGCGTTTCCAGAGTGATGCTGAGCTTGAGGCCCTGCGCAGGAAACTGGCCAACGCGCCACGACCACTCAAGAAGCGCAGCTCCATCACAGAACCTGAAGGACCCAGTGGGCCGAACATCCAGAAGCTCCTCTACCAGCGCTTTAACACTCTGGCTGGTGGAATCGAAGGAGGCATTGGAGGAGTGGGAGGAGGCACTGGAGTCACTCCCTTCTACCAGCCTACAGCATCAGCAGTGGGAGAAGCACTGGCTGATGCAGATAATGGGAATGCATCTTCTGAAACACCAGCTTTGACTGTTGTGAGCTCAGAGGAAGTGCCCTCGCAAGACTCGCCCCAAGGTGATGCCAATGATAACCAGCCAATACAGCCAGAGAGTGAAACAGCAGTCTCAACAGCCCTGGAACCGTCAGAagataacaacaataacatccCTGCAGAGCCCGTGGCCACTCTACCTAACCCTGTTCCTGAAGCCAGCTCACCACAGGAGGCAGGAAGCTCACCAGCCGCCCAAGCTACG GAGAAGCGCACTAATCTAAAGAAACCTGACTCGGAGAGGACAGGCCATGGTTTCAGGGTGAAGTTCAATCCGTTGGCCCTGCTGCTGGATGCCTCACTCGAGGGCGAGTTTGACCTTGTGCAGCGGATCATCTATGAG GTGGAGAACCCCAGCACCCCAAACGATGAGGGcatcacacccttacacaacgCAGTGTGTGCTGGACACCACCATATTGTCAAGTTCCTCCTTGACTTTGGAGTTAATGTCAATGCAGCAGACAGCGATGGCTG GACACCCCTGCACTGTGCCGCCTCCTGCAACAGTGTTCACCTCTGCAAGCTGCTGGTGGAGTCTGGCGCTGCTATCTTCGCCACCACCATCAGTGATGTGGAAACAGCAGCAGATAAGTGTGAAGAGATGGAGGAGGGTTATATTCAGTGCTCACAATTCCTCTATG GTGTGCAGGAGAAGCTGGGTGTGATGAATAAAGGAGTTGTGTACACTTTGTGGGACTATGAGGCCCAAAATGCAGACGAGCTGTCATTCCAGGAGGGAGATGCCATCACCATCCTGCGCAGGAAAGATGATACGGAGACAGAGTGGTGGTGGGCCAAACTTAATGACAAGGAGGGCTACGTACCTCGTAACCTGCTCGGG TTATACCCCAGAATAAAACCACGTCAGAGATCCTTGGCATAG